TAGCAGGCCAGAGCCAGAGTGACCCTGCTCGGGGTCCCTGTCctctctggaaaccaccaggCGATTTCTGCCTGCCCTACCCCCGGCCCCATTTCCTCACCGTGCCTCCGCCCAGTCCTTCCCTCTCTCAGCTGCCGGATATCCTTGCGCATCTGGGCAGCCTCCCATCATCATGATCGTGAGCCGGGTCACAGCTGGCCCAGCTCGGCCAGAGGGGCTCTGTGCTCTCCGGCAGTCCCCTGACCCCTGCACTTGTCTCTGGGCAGGCCACTGCCTTGGCCAGGCAGGAGGAGATCTCGCTCTGGAGCACCTACAGGCTGCGGGCCCTGCTCCCGCGCCCCAGCTGCGTTCGACGTGGCCCTGCAGAGTAGTTGTCCACTGCACTTTATAGTAGACGGCGGGCCAGCGGAGTGGGGTCGCTGCTCTTAACATACGCACAGCGAAGAAGGCCGTGCTGCCAGGTGTTGAATGGGGGCCGTTATTTATTGGGCTCCTGCTGTATGCAGGAGCCCACTGCAAGGATCCGAGAGGGCTAGGGCAGAGCTCATGGTCAAGGCAATTAAAAGTGCATGgggccccgggggtgggggcacgGTGGGAGCTGCACGGGGGACGGAACCAGGCTCAGGCAGCCCAGAAGCCCCCAGTCAAGGGAAGGGTAGCAAGGCAGAAGTCCTCTGGGCCGGAGGACACCGGGAAGAGTTTCTAGGAAGGAGCAAGCGGACGGCTGCACCCCACAGATTTAAAAATGCCGCAGACAGGAGCCGGTACTCTGTCAGAGGCTCCGTGCTAAGTATTTTGCATGAATTTTTGTGTCTTTGCTGTCAGGATTGCCCATTTAACAGACGAATCACCTGAGGCACTAGAGCTAGATGGCACAGACTTACCGAGCTAGTGAAAATGGCAGAGACGGGAGTCTGGCCCCCGTCGTGTGACCCTGCAACCGCAAGGCCTGAGCACGGTCTAGGCGGCAGGGAACACGGAGGGCTTCTCTGTTCTTCAGAAGTAACTAGGAGAGGCCGccgcccaccaccacccccagcctcctgcctccttcctggctGTCTGGTCTCTTGATCACACTCTGTGCCGCTCTGCTCTGAAGTTTAAGCCCCAGGGCTCATTTGCCTTTGACCCTGGAGGCCTTAGAGGTGCAGCCTTGTGGGGGGTCTTTGTCTGCAGACTGGAATCTGTGAGGAGGGCTTCTTAGCTCACTCCAGACTGCAGGGCCTTGGAGGGGACTGACTGCTACCAGCTGGGCCCCCACTGACCCTGGGGTTCCCCTCTTGCTCAACTCCTCAGGGATTCcatgagaagaggaaggggggCCAGGCTGGCTGGCACTGGGCCCTCCTTCCTCCAGTAGGTGGGAGGCATTGAAGCATGCCCGGCTGGGTCCCGGAAGCAGCGGGGACAGTGGGACTCAGCCTTGGGTGACTGCTCACAAGCTGGGCTAGGTTCGATCCTCTACTCGGAAGCCGGACTTGTGTTTCCAGGCCCTCTCTTCGGGGCTGGTAGAAGGAGTTGGAGTAATTACGCACTGGCCCTGGGCAGCCTCTGAGCAAGccgggtggtggtggggtgggggcgatTTCGGGACACGGTGCCCAGGAGTCGAGGACGGGCTCTTAGGGGCTGCTGGCCAGCTCCCCAGATGGCTCCCAGCACACGGCCCTGCACTGTGGCCACCCTGCCCCAGGCTCgggctcccagcctcctgggctcAGAAACACGGTGTTCCCAGACTTGCAGCTCTGACGACACGGCTCTCCCCGCTCCCATTCTGAGGGTGGGGAGCCGAAACCTGCAGCCTAGTGCAGGAGGGGCAGCACTGTGAGCGGACCCAGTCCCGCAGCCCTCCGGGCCGGCCTGCAGCTGGGCGTGGAAAGAGGCTGGCTAGAAGATGGCTTGGTGAGCAGGGCAGGAGCAAGTGGGGAGCTCCAGGGTGTGGGTGTTGCCTCTGCACTCTGGGGAACGGGGAAGGGTCGGACACACCTGGAGCCCTAGTGTCCTCAGAAGCAAGGGCCAGGTTCGCACACACTGGTCAGAagttggagaggagagggagctgCAGGGGAAGGCCAGCTGGGCTTGCAGCCCTGGACCTGCTCCCACTCCCGGAGCCTCActtgtcctcatctgtaaaatgggcctgaGACCAGTTCCTCCCCTAGGATTCAGGTGAGGACCAAGGGAGCCTGGCAGCCTGATAAGTGGTCCCACAGTGCCTGCCTGGCACAGTGTCCAAGCCAGACAGGTGGCAACTGCCATGATTGTGTTTTCTGACAAGGTGCCAGGGCAGTGTCCATGCTCTGGGGTTTGGGGGCAGAGTTGGCGTGGCGCGTCTCAGGCCTGGTTCCCATAGTTGAACCTCAAGGCCCGCAGCTGGAACCCCAGCAGCAGCCACTCCGTGGAAGGGTGCCGGGTACAAGACAGCTGGGCCCCTCCATTGCCAACCAGCAGGGTCACCTGAGGAAGGTCCTGCCACCTCTGGCCTCTGCTCTGAGCCTGAGTGCGGCAGCCACAGCAGAGCACGGCAGCGGCCAGGCCTAGATGGGACGAGGTTCATGGGCCACGGTTAAAATCCGGGCCCTGGCTGCCCCTTCCTGGCTCCTGACATGAGTGAGTTCCCCATCCGACTCCTCCCTCACCCATCAAGTAGATGTGACAAGTGTGTAAAAAGCCTGGCCCCCAGGAAGCATCCACAGACCTCGGACTCTGTGGTTGGTGGTGGACGCTTGGTTGTGGCTCTTGGGGCTGGACGTTCAGCTGGCCCTGCCCCGCACCCCCTTTGGACCCAGGCCACCCTCCTCCTCAGCTGTCACCAGCTGCACTCCCTCAAAGGCCTGACGTGGGGTGGCCTGCTAGCCTGACAGCCAGGAGCTGGCCTTGGATGGACAAGAGGACAGGCAGTGGGCACGGCCAGCGTGGaagtccctccccctcccccccgtaCTTGAGgcatcctctttttcttctctgtacatGCTGATGAGTAACTGGGTTCAGGCTGGTGGCAGGGGGGTCCGTGGGGACAGCCTCTTGGGGGCTCATGAGGCTGGTCACCAAACTCCAGTGTCTGGGGTCACTGAGCTCCCGGGTTGCCCTGGCCAGCCAGCCCCTATACAGTCCGAAGCCCAGGCTGCCCCTGTGGGATGCAGTGCGTGGGGCCAGGAGTGTGGCTCAACCCCACCCAGGGCTGACCTGGGGTCCCCACTTGGTCCTGTCCATGTCCTCGGACTCAGGGAACAGGACACCCACCAGAGGGTAGGGGTAGGGCCCTGCTACACACCAGGaggcttttccttctccccaactTGTTGGAGCTTATGGTCCAAGAAATGAACCAGGACTTGGACTTGAGAAGTCCTGGGTTCTCTCCTCAGCCCAGCCCCGCGGCCGGCGGCTTGGTGTCCATTCCACGAGTGTTTGCAGGATGCCTTGTCTGAGTGGTCCGGGAGCCTGGGATCCCAGCGGGGCTGACCAGGCCCTCTGTCCATCTCCCATCGCCACTCCTGCACGTGAGCAAAAGGCCAAGGTCAGAAAGCTGCAGGGCTGGCTTGGGCAGTTTAGGACTCCTACCCTATCTGTAGTGGCTGTCCTGGAGGCTCCCACGGGGGCCCTCAGGGTTTCCCCGCTCGGTGTCTGTCAGCAGCTCTGTGGGGCTCTGGTCCGCAGATGGTGCCCAGTATCCTCTGTTCCCGTTTCCAGGGTGCGTCACGTGCCAGGTGCTGTGCACTGTCTCTGGACCCGCTGTCGCCCTGTAGAGAGCTGCTGCTCTTGTACCCATTTCCCGGATGAGCTCACTGAGGCCGGGGCAGAGAGGCTCGGCAAAGCTGGGAGTCAGAGCCCTTCATGAAAGACGGTGTCCTGGGGTCTGGTGGGCCCCACGGAGGGTCCTCATGTGCCTGGGGCTGCAGGGTGCCGACCAGTGTCCAGGAGAGGGCCTGGGGTGGCATCTGTGACTCTGTGGCCCTGGGTGGCAGCTCAGCAGGGTACATGAAGGACCTCATCTCACGCAGGCGCAAGCCACTGTGGTCAGAGCCACCCTGCCCCGCCCACGTGGGACCAGGTCTCTGCACGTGGCCTGAAGAGACAGGAGGACCCCGTGGTGCAGGCTCGAGCCTTTCTTCTCTGGGTGTCTCAGCCCTGGACGGGGTCTCTGTAGGAGGAGCCGGTCTGCGGAGGAGGCACCTGGGGGGTTTGGAGGCCCCTTATGGCCATCACCGTAAGGAAATCCACACCGAGGGGAGCAGAGTGGGGATGAGAGTGGCGCTGCCATCTCCCTGCACACAGGCACGAGCCGCCTCCCGGGAGAGttggcagggctggggaagagcCAGCAGGGCCCCTCGGGTCTGTCCCAAAATGCGGGTGGGATGGGGCCTGGCCTGCAGTCACTTGGGGACAGGCATGCTGCTGGCCTGTCATCCTGAGAAGGCTGATCGGGTGACACCCAAGTAGTTTCTCCTTCTTCTTGtccctggggctctgggctgcACTCAGAGGGACAGCGGggtgtggggcacttgggtgcctGTTCTGCCGGCGTCTGCTTACCAGGATCTGGGGGCACTGCCCCACCCACACTCCCCTTGACCCAAGCCATGGAAGGCCAGGCAGCATGTGCAAGGCCCAGCTGCtaactggatcccaggaacctggggaCATTGGCTCCCCAAGGACACAGCCATCCCTGTGGCGTTCTGTTCCCCTAGAAGTCAGCCGAGCACCCTCCTGCCCTGAAGAGGCCTCCCCGAAACCATCTGTCTGGTCAGCCACGCCCATCCTTCCCCAGgagccgcccccctccccgccagagCACCCCCCACGTGGGCCTGCGGGCGCTGCCCTCTGCCTGCAGGGTGGCCCAGGGTCGCCTACAGGCACAGGGCTCTGCCCATCCTGCTGCGGGGGGCCCTCGGGGGGACAGATGCCTGGTGTTAGCTGCTTTCCCTCTCAGTCCCTGGAAGCGGGGAGGAGTAGGACACAAATGCCCTGCTCTGCCGCTTCCTGGCCGGGCCCCCGGGCCCTTTGCTTCAGAGCCTGCCCCTCTGTGCAGGAGGTGGTCACGGGCTCCTGCACCCAGCTCTGGGGGTCTGCTTTCTTCCTGCCGTGGCTGCGGCTGCCCAAAGGAGCCAGAGCAGCGCCCCATCTGTGTGACAGGGCGATGACTCCCGGcatcccgccccgcccccccccaccagccgGCAGAAGGgggcccctgggggtggggatgggggaggggcttggggacCACATACTGCGCAGGGCAGCTGCTCTGCTGGCGAGGCCCAGGGCtcactgcgggggtggggggtgctgctcTCTGGACTTGCCAGGGGATGGCCACTGCCTGCCCGCAGCACCCAGAAGCCTGGGTGGAGCCCCATTAGgagccaggtgccctgtggagTTCAGGGGCAGGGCCCTCTGGTGGGCCCACCGGTCCTGCATGGGGCCCCCCAGCTCACTGCCCACAAGCCGGGTGTTCCTCCCAGCTGAGCCACACGTGACTAAAATAACCATGGAGAAGGCCAGGCCCTTCCAGCCCCGGCTCGGCCTCCACGGGAAGTGGGCTCAGACCCCTGAGGACATGCCAGGGTGGTGGCCCCCCGTCCAGCAGGGAGACAGCTGGTCTCTGCAGCCTGCATCCTCTGAGGGCTCTTCCAGACGGGGGAGGGAACGTGAGCATCTGTCTCAGCTTTTCTGCTCAGGAGGAGGCTCCCCTGTTCAGTGGAGGGGCTGGGTCATCAGAGGGGTGTGGGTGTAGGAGGTGGCACTCGGGGCACCTCTGCCGGTCCCCTGCTAACTCTCCACAGACAGGCTGGCTCTCTCTCCAGAGAGAATGTGATGGCAGCGGCTTCCCCGTTGGTCCAGTGCCCAGCATGGGAGGGCAGCCACAGGTCAGAGGAAGTGGCCTTCCTGAGGGGAGCTGGCCTCCTGCGGCGCACAGGGGCGGCAGCAGGCGAGAGGCCCCAGTACCCCGTCGCCGACCCCAGAGGTGCAGCAGGGGCCCTGCCAAGGCGGTGGGCTTCAAGGAAGGCTGTGGGTGGGCTGAGTCAGCACCTTTGCCTGGGTCTCCTATAAGCTGCACACCCACCTTGGGCTAGGGCAGTGATGCGCCGTCCCAGCCGCTGGTCGGGGGCCCTGTGCCGGCTGGCACGTCCCAGCTCCTCCCTCAACCCTCAGAGGCCTCCCTCCCTAATGCAGCACCCCCCCCCGCCGTGGGGGGCCAGACAGGCAGCGGGGCTTGGAGATTACGGCCCCAGGCTAGCCTGCCCAGTGGAAGGGGTCACTGACACCTAAAACAAGGGCCTTTACTTCCTGTCCCAGGCAAAGTCCCGTGGTTTAGGGCCCAGTGAAGCCCCAGTCATCTGCCCAGACACTGCACCGTCACTGTTTGCCCGCTGTCCCCACGCACATGACGCCGGACGGGGAACCAGGATCTCCTCTGTTGCCCAAGAAGGCACAAGGGCATGAAtgagcagaaagggaaggaagtggCCTTGGATGTGGCCATCGGGGATGCCCTACGCCTGCCCCTGACGCATGATGCTGACTCCAGGGCTGGGCCGGGAGGAGCTGCCCATGCCTGCTGAGtcagctggggagcagggaggagggcctTGGGGGTCCTGGTCTGTCATCTACCCACGGCGATGCGTCTTTGGACAGGTCGCCCCTCTCCCACGTCCGCGTCCTCATCTGTGACATGGCCAGAAGGCAGTACCCCTCTTGGGGGTAGAGGGGGTGGCCCTGGCCATGAGCATGTTGCTGGGGGTTTCCGGGGCCTGGAGGGCTGGCGgctgagggggtgggaaggggcgggCTGGGGGCTGCGTTCTCCCGCCCCAAAGTGATTCCTGGGAGTCACCAGCCTGGAGCTGCCAGCCCACTTCAtccctgccaggggccaggccgGGGTGGGGCGGAGGGTTGGTGGGTGGACGCCGTGCCTTGGCTGGTGACTGGAAGGCTCACGGGGGCAGCCCCTGACGGCCCCACCCCGTCTCCCCAGAGCTGCACGCAGGAGATCGGTGAGGAGCTGCTCAACGGCCtcatcttctccatctccctacgGAAGGTGCAGGCGCAGCCCGGGGCCAACAAAGGCCAGCGCTGGCTTGGGGTGAGTGCGGCCGCAGGGCTCCTACCCCCAAGAACCCACAGTCCTGCTCCCAAAGGAGCCTGGGCCTCCACGCCCTCCCCGCTGCCCAGCTCTGGGCTTGGGCAGGAGCAGGGTCACTCTGCACGGGACACCCGGGAGGCCGAGTCactgagcgtccaactcttgatttcggctcaggtcacgatctcagggtcgtgagatcgagccccgcatcggtctcccatggtgcgtggagcctgcttgagtgCGCTGGCAcgctccctccgcccctcctgtGCACGTGCAGACTCTCTCTCTACAAAGAAAAGTTCATTCACACCTGCATGAACATCTAAAAAGACACCTTTTTACTGCTTCCCCTTGACATTGGGCCCCAGGTGACTTTGTGTTTGTACCCCAGTCCGTCTGGTTTTAACTCCCGCCCCCGGCGGTCCCAGTAGTCGGCAGCCCCGCCTTCCGCATCCGCACTGGGAAGGGCCAGTTTCCCCCCAAGGCAGGGAGGCTTGAGCTCCTCTACGGTTCGCTGTGGTCCCCCGAGCAAGGCCACGTGACCCCTCCGGCTCAGAGGGCCTGACTCGGCCACACACCGTTCCGGAAGGGAGGCCAGTTGTCAGGGTGATTCCGCCCTTCAGTGCCAGGGCCCGGGCTGCACGACTCCCTCCCCAGAAGGAGCCTCTGTCTTCTCATCCCAAGAATGGGCACGTTTTGCCAGAGCTCACGGGGTTCGTGCTTTTCCTCCTCCAGCCAACAGACTGACCCGGAAGGGTTGTTTCTGCCTGTTTTGTTAGTCCCCATATCaaattctctttgtttgtttgtttgttttaaggttttatttatttcacagagagagtgagagcgggagagagggaacacaagcagggggagtgggagagggagaagcaggcttcccaccgagccaggagcccgatgcggggctcgatcccaggaccttgggatcatgacctgagccccccagggcgCCCCTCAGATTCTGCTTCTAAAGCTGAGCTTGTTTCTCAGCTTGTGGCAACGCGTGTCTTCTTTCCAGCCTCACATCCCTGCGCCCTTGGGATGTCATCTGAGCCCGGGCCCCCCACCCTCCTGGCCGCCCCGGGCACGGCCGCTGACCACACCCCTCCTtcgtcccaccccaccccagtgtgAAAACGAGTCCGCCCTGAGCCTGTATGAGACCTGCAAGGTGCGGACGGTGAAGGCAGGCACGCTGGAGAAGCTGGTGGAACACCTGGTGCCCGCCTTCCAGGGCAGCGACCTCTCCTACGTCACCATCTTCCTATGCACCTACCGGGCCTTCACCACCACCCAGCAGGTCCTGGACCTTCTGTTCAAACGGTGAGCGGCCCCCCGTACCTCCCCGCGGCTCCCCGCCCCCGTCCCTCCCCGCGGCTCCCCACCGCAGTCCAGGCAGGGTGTCTCGGCCGCAGCCCTTCCCCGCTTGGACACCAGGCCCCTGCTGGACATTTTGCATAGTGCCGTGAGCGGGGCAGAccggcctccctgccctcctgggctTCCGCTGTAGTCGGGGGGTCAGCCGGTAACCCTAGACGTCATAGCAGGTACGGTAGACGTGACGCCCTCACGGCCTCCTCTAGATACGGATGTATCCTCCCCTACTCTGACGAGGACGGCGGCCCCCAGGACCAATTAAAAAAGTGAGTGGACTTTGGATCTGATGGGAGGGTCCCCTGTCTCCCAGGTGGGGGACATCTGGGCTTTGGTGGGGGCAGAAGCCTGGCCCCCACGTCTGTGACTACTACCGGAGGGCGGAGCTGTGGGGGCCTCTCCTGCAGAAAGACAGGAGTCAGACCGCTGTGGCTGGGCTCCCGGGGCCTGGGGgccagaggggaggctgggggctggaggccagggttGGGCCCTGAGGCTGGGTGTCCCCACCActgcctgccccagccctgtCTGCTCTGCTGAGATCCCGGGGCCACCGGCTCACACGGGGGCTTCGCGCCTCGGTGCCCCAGGCCAACCACCCTCCTGCGGTTCCCGAGAATAGTGTCGGTGGGAAGAGGAGACCCCACGTGCCTGGAAGGGGGTCCGGCGGGCATCGGAGCAGGCGCTGGGGGTTGCAGGGCCACGAGAGCCCAGGcgggctgggcagagggacatCGCCCGTTCCCTCCTCCCTCACAGACTGCTGCAGCGCCTACCGTGTGCCCCAGGGCTGGGACAGAGCAGAcgccgcgccccctccccaccttcctgggGTTTATGGTGCAGCAAGGGGGACCCCAGACAGACAGAGGAGTGGGTCAGGCCCCCCGGGGAAGGCAGGGGTGCTCACACCAGAGATGGAGGGCTCCCTCCTGTGGAGACCGCCGACCCGCACCTGCTGGCCAGACCTGCCCCTGCCTGGATGGCCGGTGGTGGTGGGCGGGGTGGGCCCGGCCTCTGGATGGAGcatccccccctccccggggGTGCCGCAGGGGGCTGTGCGGAAGGAAGGGCCAGGCCACTGACGCTGCCGCCTGCCCGCCTACCTCCAGTGCCATCTCCTCcattctgggcacctggctggaccAGTACTCGGAGGACTTCTGTCAGCCCCCAGACTTTCCCTGCCTCAAGCAGCTGGTGGCCTACGTGCAGCTCAACATGCCCGGCTCTGACCTGGAGCGCCGTGCCCACCTTCTGCTGGCCCAGCTGGAGCACGCAGAGCCCGCGCAGGCCGAGCCCGAGGGTGAGAAGGCCGGGGCTGGGTGCCTGGGGCTGTGTCGGGATGGGTCGgtgctgggccccacagggaCGAGCCCCACAGGCTGGTGTGGGGCCAGGAGCAAGGCCTGGGCTCAGAGCACCCAGCGGGTGCACCACACTCGGGGAGCCGTCCCGCTGAGGCTTCCTTCCTGGGTGCGGCTTCTCTGGGAGGCCCCGGCCTGAGCTCTGTGTCTGCAAAGGAACATGGAAACTTCTCTCCTCCTGTAGCTCTGTACCCTGCTCCAGCGCCAGCACCAGTTCCAGAAACAGCTCCAGAACTAGAGCCAGCTTTAGCACCAACTCTCCTGCCTACTCTGGAGCCAGACGCGGCTCCAGCACGAACTCCAGAGCCAGACGCAGCTCCGGCTCCCGCTCTAGAACCAGACgtggctccggctccggctccggctcccgcTCCGGCTCCCACTCCAGAGCCAGATGTAGCTCCAGCTCCTACTCTAGAACCAGATGCAGCTCCGGCTCCAGCTCTAGAAGCAGACGTAACTCCGGCTCCTGCTCCAGAACCAGACGCAGCTCCGGCTCCTGCTCCAGAACCCGAGCCATCTCTGTCTCAAACTCTAGAGCCAGAGGCAGCTCCAGTGCCCGAGCCTCCCTGGCCTTCAGCTGTTGCTGCAGAAAATGGGCTGAATGAGAAGCCTCACCTCTTGGCCTTCCCTCCCGACCTGGTAGCAGAGCAGTTTACCCTAATGGATGCAGTGAGTACCTCTCAGTggtgggacagggcaggggcaCCCCTTCCTCTGGCCTTGGGTCCATGCCCTGCCATTCCCCGGTCCCCAGCTGGTGTCCCGCTCTAGCTCCCAGTTCCAGCAGGACTCACTGTGAGATCCGCGGACTGGGGACATAGAGATGggaccctcccaccccagcctgcGGGGACTGTGGATTACATGAGGGGGAACGGTGGAAGGCTGGGTGGGCCTGGCCTATTTGGTGGGGAAGCGGAGCTCCCTGAGGGGCTGCCTGCTCCCTGGGTCAACCCCCCAATCTGCCAGGAGCACTTATTAGGCACTTATTAGGCACCTGCTATGTACTAGAGTTTCTGGCAGAAACCAGAGCCCTAAGGTATGACACCCACAGCGGGCGTGCACCTggacgggggcgggggcgggggcgggggcggacgCAAGGCATGATGGGGGAGCCGGAAGTGCTCCCTGCTGTGCAGCTGTGAGGCCCCTTCTGGTGCTTGGAGTCGGTGAGGGCCGGCTGCCGAAAATGCTGGACTCTCCTCCAGCGTGTCATCCGGGGCCACTTGTGCTGGGCGCCTGTGGTAGGCAGAGagcaaagcacacacacacacacacgcgcgcgcgcgcgcgcctgcAAGGCTCCAGCCACATCCTGCCCCACATCGTCCGCTCCCGAGCTCAGCCCTGACCAGGGGCTCTGCCTGGGACGAGGGGAGCAGGGATCCTGGGCCGGGGTGTGGCCGAGCTGCGTGACacaccccctgctccccaggagcTGTTCAAGAAGGTGGTGCCCTACCACTGCCTGGGCTCCATCTGGTCCCAGCGAGACAAGAAAGGCAAGGAGCACCTGGCTCCCACCGTCCGTGCCACCGTCGCCCAGTTCAACAGCGTGGCCAACTGCGTCATCACCACCTGCCTGGCGGACCGGAGTGTGACGGCCCGGGGCAGGGCCCGGCTGGTGGAGCACTGGATCGAGGTGGCCAGGGTACGCCTCCGAGGGGCTCTGGGGAGCCCCTGTCTCACTTGATCTGCCCTCAGGGAGGTGATGTGGCATCCCgggcccttccttcctccagggcGCGCCGGCCTTGACCGGCGTATCCCGACGCCTGGGTACTCACTGCCCCATGACTCCCTCCTGTGGCCTGTGCCGTGATCCCCCTCCTGGGAGTACTGCCTCCCTGGGCTCCACCGGCATCCGTCTCCCCCAGGTCGGGAGCTCCCAGCCACGGGGACCACAGCCACGTCTCAgccctgcttttcctttcccaggAGTGCCGCGTCCTCAAGAACTTCTCGTCCCTCTACGCCATCCTGTCTGCCCTGCAGAGCAACTCCATCCACCGGCTGAAGAAGACGTGGGAAGAAGTTTCCAGGTGGGCGTGCCTCTCAGCAGGAGCCCCAGGGGGGACCTGGGACCTGCCAGGGGTCGGCAAATCCTGGGCCAGCGAATCCTGGGTCAGCTGGCAGGGCCTCCGATTGTCTGTTGGCTTTAGGCAAGCAGTTCTGCCtcgggactcagtttccttatctggcAGCTAAGAGATTGGGCCACACTGGAGATTTTCCTGGGTTTACTCGGCAGCCACACCACTCTGTCCTCTTAAAATCCAAACGGGTCGGAACAGAGGCCCACACACACGGCTCTCTTCCCCGGGGCCGCAGAGTGGGACCCTGTGTGGAAACCACCCATCCAGGCAGTTCAGGGCCTTGGctctaaaataaaatggattagtACGCACCCCCCTGCGTGCCGTTTCCAAGGCTGTCCTCCTTTCCCGCAGGGAAAGCTTCCGAATCTTCCAGAAGCTGTCGGAGATCTTCTCCGATGAGAACAACtactcgctgagcagagagctgctCATCAAGGTGAACCCTGGGCGGAGGAGGGTCTCAGAGGAGGGAGGGTCTCAGCGAGCAGTTCTTTGAAAGATTCCAGTCCTGTCTTGTCTGGACTCTGCAGAGTGGGATCTTTTTGGTCCCTGGCCAGTGTGGGGGGCAGTTTGGGGAACAGGAGACCCTGGTAATGGGATGGTGGGGGTACAGTCGGGGGACGTTCCAGAAGGGATAGGTGAGCTGGCAGGATTAGCAGGTATCCTGCTTCCTAGGGTCAGGGGTTGGGGGCTCCTGTCTGCCACAGCTCAGGGGAGGGCTCCCTGCCTGCCTAGCACCAGGATGCCACAAGGGAGGCCAGAGGCCACGTCGCAAAGGGGCTGCCCGCCTTGGCTCCAAATGAGCAGACCAGGACGCAGCTGTGGGTACGGTGGGGGGCTCCTGACTTTGCCCCGGGCCGGACACCACAGTTGGATCCCAGGGAGTCTTGCTAGGCTCCCCCCACAGGGCCT
The DNA window shown above is from Mustela erminea isolate mMusErm1 chromosome 12, mMusErm1.Pri, whole genome shotgun sequence and carries:
- the RALGDS gene encoding ral guanine nucleotide dissociation stimulator isoform X6 codes for the protein MVQRMWAEAAGPAGAAEPLFPGSRRSRSVWDAVRLEVGGPDSCPVVLHSFTQLDPDLPRLESCTQEIGEELLNGLIFSISLRKVQAQPGANKGQRWLGCENESALSLYETCKVRTVKAGTLEKLVEHLVPAFQGSDLSYVTIFLCTYRAFTTTQQVLDLLFKRRYGRRDALTASSRYGCILPYSDEDGGPQDQLKNAISSILGTWLDQYSEDFCQPPDFPCLKQLVAYVQLNMPGSDLERRAHLLLAQLEHAEPAQAEPEALYPAPAPAPVPETAPELEPALAPTLLPTLEPDAAPARTPEPDAAPAPALEPDVAPAPAPAPAPAPTPEPDVAPAPTLEPDAAPAPALEADVTPAPAPEPDAAPAPAPEPEPSLSQTLEPEAAPVPEPPWPSAVAAENGLNEKPHLLAFPPDLVAEQFTLMDAELFKKVVPYHCLGSIWSQRDKKGKEHLAPTVRATVAQFNSVANCVITTCLADRSVTARGRARLVEHWIEVARECRVLKNFSSLYAILSALQSNSIHRLKKTWEEVSRESFRIFQKLSEIFSDENNYSLSRELLIKEGTSKFATLEMNPKRAQKRPKETGVIQGTVPYLGTFLTDLVMLDTAMKDYLYGRLINFEKRRKEFEVIAQIKLLQSACNSYSIVPEEHFRAWFRTMERLSETESYNLSCELEPPSESASNTLKAKKNAAIVKRWSDRQAPSGELSTSGSSHSKSCDQLRCGPYLSSGDIADALSVHSAGSSSSDVEEINMSFVPESPDGQEKKFWESTSQSSPETSGISSASSSTSSSSASTTPVAATRTHKRSMSGVCGCSSSLPLYNQQVGDCCIIRVSLDVDNGNMYKSILVTSQDKAPAVIRKAMDKHNLDEDEPDDYELVQVISDDRKLKIPDNANVFYAMNSTANYDFVLKKRTFTKGAKVRHGTSSTLPRMKQKGLKIAKGIF
- the RALGDS gene encoding ral guanine nucleotide dissociation stimulator isoform X15, with the translated sequence MAREAGPTAPRARKGWVFFACVSVVTARRRATAHRTTLQSPTRWPAPVPAAATESCTQEIGEELLNGLIFSISLRKVQAQPGANKGQRWLGCENESALSLYETCKVRTVKAGTLEKLVEHLVPAFQGSDLSYVTIFLCTYRAFTTTQQVLDLLFKRYGRRDALTASSRYGCILPYSDEDGGPQDQLKNAISSILGTWLDQYSEDFCQPPDFPCLKQLVAYVQLNMPGSDLERRAHLLLAQLEHAEPAQAEPEALYPAPAPAPVPETAPELEPALAPTLLPTLEPDAAPARTPEPDAAPAPALEPDVAPAPAPAPAPAPTPEPDVAPAPTLEPDAAPAPALEADVTPAPAPEPDAAPAPAPEPEPSLSQTLEPEAAPVPEPPWPSAVAAENGLNEKPHLLAFPPDLVAEQFTLMDAELFKKVVPYHCLGSIWSQRDKKGKEHLAPTVRATVAQFNSVANCVITTCLADRSVTARGRARLVEHWIEVARECRVLKNFSSLYAILSALQSNSIHRLKKTWEEVSRESFRIFQKLSEIFSDENNYSLSRELLIKEGTSKFATLEMNPKRAQKRPKETGVIQGTVPYLGTFLTDLVMLDTAMKDYLYGRLINFEKRRKEFEVIAQIKLLQSACNSYSIVPEEHFRAWFRTMERLSETESYNLSCELEPPSESASNTLKAKKNAAIVKRWSDRQAPSGELSTSGSSHSKSCDQLRCGPYLSSGDIADALSVHSAGSSSSDVEEINMSFVPESPDGQEKKFWESTSQSSPETSGISSASSSTSSSSASTTPVAATRTHKRSMSGVCGCSSSLPLYNQQVGDCCIIRVSLDVDNGNMYKSILVTSQDKAPAVIRKAMDKHNLDEDEPDDYELVQVISDDRKLKIPDNANVFYAMNSTANYDFVLKKRTFTKGAKVRHGTSSTLPRMKQKGLKIAKGIF
- the RALGDS gene encoding ral guanine nucleotide dissociation stimulator isoform X2, with product MVQRMWAEAAGPAGAAEPLFPGSRRSRSVWDAVRLEVGGPDSCPVVLHSFTQLDPDLPRLESCTQEIGEELLNGLIFSISLRKVQAQPGANKGQRWLGCENESALSLYETCKVRTVKAGTLEKLVEHLVPAFQGSDLSYVTIFLCTYRAFTTTQQVLDLLFKRYGRRDALTASSRYGCILPYSDEDGGPQDQLKNAISSILGTWLDQYSEDFCQPPDFPCLKQLVAYVQLNMPGSDLERRAHLLLAQLEHAEPAQAEPEALYPAPAPAPVPETAPELEPALAPTLLPTLEPDAAPARTPEPDAAPAPALEPDVAPAPAPAPAPAPTPEPDVAPAPTLEPDAAPAPALEADVTPAPAPEPDAAPAPAPEPEPSLSQTLEPEAAPVPEPPWPSAVAAENGLNEKPHLLAFPPDLVAEQFTLMDAELFKKVVPYHCLGSIWSQRDKKGKEHLAPTVRATVAQFNSVANCVITTCLADRSVTARGRARLVEHWIEVARECRVLKNFSSLYAILSALQSNSIHRLKKTWEEVSRESFRIFQKLSEIFSDENNYSLSRELLIKEGTSKFATLEMNPKRAQKRPKETGVIQGTVPYLGTFLTDLVMLDTAMKDYLYGRLINFEKRRKVSLCSPYMSAGVWTRDPREFEVIAQIKLLQSACNSYSIVPEEHFRAWFRTMERLSETESYNLSCELEPPSESASNTLKAKKNAAIVKRWSDRQAPSGELSTSGSSHSKSCDQLRCGPYLSSGDIADALSVHSAGSSSSDVEEINMSFVPESPDGQEKKFWESTSQSSPETSGISSASSSTSSSSASTTPVAATRTHKRSMSGVCGCSSSLPLYNQQVGDCCIIRVSLDVDNGNMYKSILVTSQDKAPAVIRKAMDKHNLDEDEPDDYELVQVISDDRKLKIPDNANVFYAMNSTANYDFVLKKRTFTKGAKVRHGTSSTLPRMKQKGLKIAKGIF